The genomic stretch AAGCACCGGAGCCCGTAGCAAGGGTATCAGCTCACGAGTCTCTCGGCCCAAAAGGTGAAGCTGCCGTACAGAAACGGTAGGAGTTCGTGGATATGCACCTTCATCAACTCCAGGACGGGCAATGTCAGATCCAACAGACTTGAGCGAAGGAAATATAGGGGCAACTCGGTGTGCCACTTTCATCATGGGGTTTACATCCACAAAATAGGGGTTAATGAGCACCATGCCTAGAACATCATGCCGAGCCGCTAAATTGGTAGCAATGCACCCGCCCATAGAAATACCGATTACGATAACCCGATAGCCTGCATTGAGGAGTTTCCAATATCCTTCTTCGACACCATCAACCCACTCTTTATACTCGGTCGCCACCATGTCTCGCCAGTGTGTGCCATGCCCAGCAAGACGAGGCATCTCAACAGGGTAGCCGAGCTTAATAAAGTGATCTGCTATAGGTCGCATACTGTGCGGGGATCCTGTGAAGCCATGAATGATGAGAAGGCCAACATCACCCTCATAGAGTTCACGGTCAGCCGGATGGGAAATAGGATCGTGGTTGAACTCCGACTCTAAAGAGTTTTGCACACGCATTGTTGAGGGCTGGACGGCAAGCTCACGACGCTGATGTGCCTGACGGCGGATGCGGCGCAACGGTTCACCTGCATTCTCGAAAATATTCATGGCTTCCTTTCAACAGTACGCTCTCACTTTGAGACTTGGAACCGTTCAAGAGTTGAATAGGTTCGTGGTCAATTATTACCTACAGCTCTGGGATAACACCGTCTGAGCTACGCTAAGAGCGCGAAAACGATAATATTCACAGATAACTATCAGACAAAAGTCACCTCGGCGTCGGGAAAGAGGGGATTTCGGCACGGTACTGCTAAAACCGTTACAATCTAATCACGTAGAGGTTTCGCATTGTTGCCGTCCTCTCGTGATATGTGCTCGCTAACCACATCCGTCATATACGGGTACGCGTGCCTATCCCGCATTTATTGTTTTATGACGGAAGAGCTATGACCCTCGCCTACAGCACCCTCAAATTTCTTAGTACGCCCATTCTGCATAGTCTCTATCGGCATGAGATTATCGGGCTTGAGAACATACCCCAGGGACCGGTCATTATTGCAAGTAACCACCTAGCATTTTGCGATTCAGTTTTTATACCTCTTGCGCTCGATCGCCCTATTAATTTCTTGGCGAAAAGTGATTACTTCACAACATCCGGTGTCAAAGGTCGCGCTATGGCTAAATTTTTTACAAGCATGGGTCAGCTTCCCATGGATCGTTCCGGTGGGGTCAAAAGTCAAGAATCTCTTGCCAGAGGCCTTCGGGTGCTAGAATCAGGCGGCATACTGGGGATCTATCCCGAAGGCACCCGCAGTCCTGACGGGCGTGGCTACCGTCCCAAAGTTGGAGTAGCAAGATTAGCCCTTGAATCTGGAGTTTCCGTCGTACCAGTAGGGCAGATTGGTACGGACCTGGTGCAGCCGCTGGGAACAAACAGGCCGCACCTGCACAATCGCGGACAAAAGATAACGATTCGTACAATTTTTGGAAAGCCGCTAGATTTCTCCAGCAGAAGTCACGAAGCGCATCTTTTCTCCGTACAACGTGAGATTGCGGATCGTGTAGGTGTAGCTATTCGTGAGCTTAGCGGGCAAGAATATGTTGATGTGTACGCGGATGCGGTGAAAAAACTCATGGCGTCCGACAGCTTAACCGCCGAACAGGCTGTAAACCGTCTGTGTGCAGAGTGCCCATAAACTTATCTAAGACTGCGCCATATGCTCAGATACGGCATTTTAGGAAGGTACAATAATCTTTATCCTTGTAACGCCGCGTCAGCGTGCTGAACCATACAGAAATTCTGGAGTACACACCCATGAGCAACGCGAACCATAACCACCAGCTTGGCGCAGATTACGGGTTGGATACCTGGCGGAATCTGCATATAGATCAGCAGCCTACATGGGCAAATCACGCTGATTTTGACGCAACTGTTGCCGAGCTGAGCTCTCTGCCCCCGCTAGTTTTTGCTGGTGAGGTAGATTCTATGCGCGAACAGCTGGCGGAAGTAGCCGAAGGACGTGCGTTCTTGCTACAGGGCGGTGACTGTGCCGAAACTTTTGAAGGTGCCACAGCCTACAAAATCTCTGGTCGCATCAAAACTCTTCTCCAGATGGCGGCGGTTCTTACCTACGGCGCTTCGATGCCTGTGGTGAAGATGGGTCGTATGGCTGGCCAGTTCTCAAAGCCACGTTCCTCGGATACGGAAACACGTGGCGATGTTACTTTGCCTTCCTTCCGGGGCGAAACCGTCAACGGTTTTGAGTTCACGCCTGAAGCTCGTGAGCATGATCCTAAACGTATGCTGCGCGGCTACCACACCAGTTCCGCCACCCTTAACCTTGTGCGTGCTTTTACAAAAGGTGGCTTTGCAGATCTACGCGCGGTACATCAATGGAACCGCGGGTTTACTTCAAACCCAGCGCATGAGCGATACGAACAAACAGCTGATGAAATCGGCCGCGCCCTCAAATTCATGGAAGCCTGTGGAGTTGATTTTGATGCGCTCAAAACTACCGATATGTATGTGGGGCATGAGGCTTTAGTCCTTGACTATGAAAGGTCCCTCACCCGCATCGATTCACGAACCGACTTGCCCTATGACACCTCAGCCCATTTCTTGTGGATTGGTGAGCGAACTCGTGGGATTGATGATGCGCACGTGGATTTCCTCTCTAAAGTGCGTAACCCCATCGGCGTAAAACTCGGTCCCACAACCACCGCCGAAGATGCACTGGCCCTTATCGATAAACTTGACCCGAATCGTGAACCCGGTCGCCTCACTTTTATTACCCGTATGGGGGCTAAGAATATTCGAGAGAAGCTGCCTCCTATCGTCGCAGGGGTACAAGCTGCTGGTGCACAGGTTATCTGGGTAACCGATCCTATGCACGGTAACACAATTTCCGTTCCTTCCGGCTATAAGACCCGCCGTTTTGACGATGTACTCGATGAAGTTCGCGGTTTCTTCGAGGTACATGATGCTCTCGGCTCATTCCCTGGCGGTATTCACGTTGAGATGACCGGGGATGACGTTACTGAATGCCTAGGTGGCTCAGACGCTATTGATGAAGAAGCCCTAGCTGATCGTTATGAATCTCTTTGCGATCCCCGGCTGAATCACTCGCAGTCGCTTGAAATCGCGTTCTTGGTATCCGAGTATCTCAGGAACCGATAAGCAATCTAGTTTTAGCTTTATGCTGAAGGTCGCATAGAACTTTACAGAGTTTCTATGCGACCTTCGCATATGGGATTACTCTATAATCCGCCGAAAAGCCTGGAAAAATCTTGCCACCAGGCGGCCTGCAGCACTGATGTGGCGAGCATCCAGCCCGTAAAACCAGCCGCCATAAAGAGAACGACCACCACTAATGCGGCGAGGCTCCACGCTGTAGCTGAAGGTGGCTCGGCAAGAGACTCGGTAGGGAATCGAGGATCAAGAATGTGCCGACGTTCGCGCTCCTGCGTTTGAGAAATCCAGCTTTGTTCAGAGTCTAGAGAGGAATTTTGCTCCTGGTTTGCTTGGACAGGAACACTTGAATTCCGGCGATCATATATTCGTTGCGGATCTGCATAGGCAGAGAACGATTCATCATCTAGCTGCTCTTTGGACATAGACTTTTCTTGCTGAGGAACGTGCTGAGTGGAAGGTGATTCTGATCGTGGTACTGGCGATGGCTCTGGTTGTAGCGCGTTATGGAGATTCGCTGGTGCACTAGGGGTTGAAGATGGGGGAGATATTAGGCTCTCGTCGGGACCATGTGGTTCTGGACCAATACCGATATGCCCTTGTTCATGGACAGCAGGGGAGAGAGGGACACCGAAATCGTCAATTACTGAATTCTCTGCATCTACGTCGAGAATCAAATCTACCGCGCTGCCGTACGCGCTAATAGGAGTATCACGCACCATTTGCGCCATGCCGCTGCGCTCAGCAATATCACCCACCTCATCCCAAAGTGCAAGCTCGGGAGGTTCAAGATGCGGGGAACGCCATGCACGATCTTTAGGAGTCATCCGCTGGGCTATCTCGGATAAAGCAGTGAAAAGTTCCGTGGCGTCCTCGGGGCGTGCATCCGCTTGTTTACGTGTGCACCACCTGATAATCCCCGCTATATCGGGGTCGATTCCCGGAGCTACTTCCGTAATTGGAGGCATCTCAATGTTGGCGTTGTGGTAGAGAACCTGTTGATCGTTGTGTAAACCGGTAAACGGTAAACGACCGGAGAAAATACGGTACATCATAACGCCCAGCGCAAAAATATCCGCTGGAGCACCAACACGTCCTTGCGGGTCTAAAATTTCAGGCGCCACATAGGCGGGGGTACCCATAAGAACCCCAGAGTCATATTGGTCGTTGCGGCGTGTAAGACCAAAATCTGCTAACTTAATGCGCCGCTGAGTATCTAAAAGAATATTCCCCGGCTTCATATCGAGGTGAACATACCGATGCGCATGCACCTCTGAAAGCCCTTCAACAACGGGAAGCAAAATTTCAAGACCTTCCCCCATAGACAGCGCTTGGCGAGAGCGAAGGAGCTGGCTGAGCGTACACCCATAAACGTACTCCAAAGCGATATACATAATGCGCTGCCCCTGAAGATACTCGGTACCTGAAGACAACACACCTACTGTGTGACCCCCGCCAATTTTACGCAGAGAGCTTTCCTCACGATGGAATTTTTGCCTGTTCTCCGCTTGTTCGGCAAGTTCGGGTGTAAGCACTTTAATAGCTACGGGATTATTCGACCACAAGTCAGAAGCGTAATAGACTTCACTCATGCCTCCGCGGGCTATCATTCGTCCCATGAGGTAGTGCTTTTCGAGCACTTGACCGGTTAACCGCAGCGGCTGCTTATGATTCGTTTGGGGAGCAGGACCGGGCACAGAGGAACCGGAATTAGGCTGTGGAGTATGACTCATAGTGATAAAAATTTTAGGCGATGCATTTGAATGATGCGACCCTATTTGTCATGTCGGAACCTAACCCTCAGCAGATTTTCAGGAAAGGTGTATACCTATGATTTAGTCGTAGGCTAGATGAGCACGCTACTTGCAACACACCAGCTTGCGGCACGGAATAAGTGGTAATTGATTAGGCTCTCTGGCACTCTTAAAGGGTGACTAACGAAAATATTGCTCAGACCTTTGCCCTTGTAGGCGAGTGGGTCACTATTCCAGAGATCTCTGAGATCCTCGATCTGAAGATCACTCGCATACATAATCTTCTTTCTGACGGGTCTTTGATAGCCTTGCGCGATCCCGAAACCAACGTGCGTAAAGTCCCCGCACTCTTTTTGAACGGGAACCGCGTCTTGGAATCTTTAAAGGGAACTCTAGTCGTACTCAAAGACTCAGGGTTCAGCGATGAAGAAGCAATCGTCTGGCTATACACGGATGATGACTCTCTTCCTGGGCGCCCTATTGATGCTTTGAAAGACGGACGCAAGACAGAGATCCGCCGTCGCGCACAGGCGCTTGCCTGGTAAAACAAAACTAAGAAGAGTTTTTATCAAGATCGAGTTCCAACGGTACCCGAAAAATATATAGTTATGCGGCGCATCTAACAGCTTGGACGCGCCGCATCACCATTCTCTACTAAGCTTTACGGTGCAGCGCCTTAGCCGCTATAGCGCTGAGCGCGCAGCGTATCGGCTCGGATACCGGCAGCGCATGAAGAGCAGTATCTACAGCTTCTGACTTCTGAGCGATAAGCTCTTCGACATGCTCTAGAGCCCCAGAGCCTATCATAAGCTCTCGGATTTTAGAGATTTGCTGGTTCGTGAGTTCCGGGTTCCCTAAGGCGCCTTCAAGCATCCTGCGGTCTTCAGCAGAGATATTTTGTGTTGTTAGCGCTATGAGAACGGTGCGTTTTCCCTCACGAATATCATCTCCGGCGGGTTTGCCTGTGGCGCTAGGTTCTCCAAAGACACCAAGTTCATCATCACGAAGCTGAAATCCTTCTCCCAGCGGAAGTCCGAAAGCACGATATTTCCCAAGAATCGGGTGGTCTTGATGCGCGATTGCGGTGAGTGCTAAAGCCCCTCCTAAGACGAGTGGGTGCTCACAGGAGTACTTTGCGGATTTGTATTGAATAACACGGTGAGCACGAGCGAGAGCGTTCTCAGGAGTCTCTGCTGGAATAACTTCGGAAAGCACATCAAGGTATTGGCCAGCCATAACTTCGGTACGCATAGTATCGAAGATGTTTCGCGCTTCGGTGCCGGATAAAGCACCTTCTCCGATGGATGAGAACATCTGTTCCGACCACGAAAGGCACAGATCGCCCGCGATGATTCCACCGGTTAGTCCGTAGTTGAAAGTATCGCCCACCCATGAGTTCTGGATGTGCTGTGTTTCAAACTTTTTATGTACTGAGGGCTTTCCGCGGCGTGTATCAGAGCGATCGATAATATCGTCGTGAATAAGAGCCGCTGATTGAAAGAGCTCAAGGGCAGCCCCTGCTCGAATAATAGGGGCAGGAGCCGACCCTTCGAGTATGGAGTCTCCTCCAGCACCTCGCCATCCCCAATAGCTCAGAAGAGCCCGGAGACGTTTCCCCCCGGAAGAGAGCGACTCGATAGCTTCAAGAAGGGGCAGTGCATCGTGAGATATAGCGGTCAGCAGAGTGCGTTGTTGTGCGAAAAATTCTGACATAGTAGCTTCGACTGCGCGTAGGTAAGCTTCTTGCTCAGACTTAACGCCGTCGCTGAGATTTTCAGGTTTCGGCTGTTCTGCCATGTTTGTGTTCCTTAGGGGAGTGCGCGCGAATACTCCTCTAGAGTAAAGCACCGGTCGATATTTGCGAATATTATAACCTTCCTAAGGTCTGAGGTTTCTATAATGTAGAATACAAGTACTAATTATAGAATATATATGCTATTATATTGTGAATTGGGAAGGAGGGGTATGAACCAGCAGCAGGGGCGCGTTGTTATGCATCTTGATATGGACGCTTTTTTCGTTAATGTGGAGCTTCTGGAGAGCCCCGAATTACAGGGTGCACCTATCATCGTTGCTCCACAGGGGCCTCGCGCCGTGGTGTGTTCTTCCTCGTATGAGGCTCGCATATATGGAGTTCGTTCTGGTATGCCCCTTTCACGAGCTCTTTCTCTATGTCCTGCTGCTGTGGTCATGCCTCTTCGCGGTAACTATAGGTATTATTCGCAGGCTGTTATGGATATTTTGCGTGCAGAAAGCCCGTTGGTAGAACAGGTAAGCGTGGACGAAGCTTTTGTGGATCTCACGGGTGCAGTTATCCATGGAACGAGTCCTGTAGATATCGCTCAGCGTGTGCGTTCACGAATTGCGGAGGAATTTCATCTGCCAAGCTCGGCAGGCATTTCCGTCAATAAACTTATTGCCAAGATGGCTTCGACCGGTAGTAAACCTAACGGGCTATGGGTGGTTCCTCCCGCAAAAGTCCGTGAGTTTTTAGATCCACTTCCTGTCTCAAAGCTCTGGGGTGTAGGGTCTAAAAGTGCTGCAGCCCTCGGTAAATACGGTATTACAACAATTGCTGGTTTACGCGAACTCGACATAAGCTGGCTGCGTGCACGGTTCGGACGAGCTGCTGGAGAGCACCTTTGGGCTACATCTCGTGGGCTCGATAGCCGTGATGTTGTGCCCTATCGTGAAGAGAAAAGTATAGGCGCTGAGCACACATTCGGGACTGATACTACGTCGGGGTATGAGATTACAGATGCTTTGCGCTCGCTTTCGTTTAAAGTGGGTATACGTTTGCGCCGTGCACGTAAGCTGGCAGGTTCTCTCAGCCTCAAAATTCGGTATGAAGGATTTGAGACTCATACGAAATCTGTGCCGTTGTCAGTTTCTTGCGACTCAGGTATGGAAATTTATCGGGCATCTCATGCTGCACTGCGCGGGATGGGGCTTTTGGCCTTTTCTGCTGAGCAGTCTCAGGAGTATGCGACACGCGCTATTCGCCTCATTGGTGTTCGCGCCGAAAAACTTGAACGTAGTGAGCTCGGAGTGCAGTATCCACTCTTCGACGATGCAATACTGTTAGATTTAGAGGCAGGTTCTAAACATCTTGAAGATACTGTGGGTGATGATAGATTCAGGCCTGGTGCTTGGAGTGGAATCCGCAATGCTCCTGACTGGAGCGCAGTGGAACATGCTCTCGATAGTATCCGTCAGAAGTTTACTGATGCAGCTGTTTCTAGTGCTTCTGATCTTTCATATATTCACAAGAGCAGCCCAGAAAAACAGAAAACTTCTTAGGGGAGCGCTCTGGAGTATAGGGGAGTAAAAAGTGGAGGGAATCGAAGGATCTGGGGTAGAAAAATCTGTCCTGAGGTGAATCTTCCCATAAAGAGTGTAAAAAAGACCATATTTGGTTAGAGAAGAAAATTTTCACGCGAGCGAGCGGTAGGTATCTTAAAAAAGGATTGCGGGGTAGTATAAAAGCAACGGAGTGTTGTAGGTTTAGGATAGACGAATAAGCACTCATGTCACCGGTTCGTTCAAGGAGAATGAAATGGCACTTTCTGAGCGTGAACAGAAGGTTCTCGACCAGCTCGAAGAACTGATGAGCGCTGAGGATCCACATTTTGCGTCATCAATGTCATCAACGGGTAATACAGCTCCCGTATTTAGTGCCCGACACATGGCTCTCGGCATTTTAGGCGTGTTAGCTGGGTTGGGTATTATTATCGGTGCCGTTGCCTCAAAGATGATATGGCTGGGCATTATTGGATTTATTATTGCTGCCGGTGGTGTTTATTTGGCGACAACAAGTAAGAAGACTCCGGTGGATTCGTTCTTAGGAGACAAGGCGCAGGGAGCAACCCAAGCTCGCCAGGAAGGTGCGGGTTCTTCTGAAAAATCTACAAAGCAGTCGAAGTTCATGTCTCGCCTCGAAGAGCGTTGGGACGATCGTAACCGTGGTGAAAACTAACTTTTGATGATTTAAATTTTACTAATAAGTTTAAAGAAACGTCCGAGAGGGCGAGTGGTTTTTGATAAACCACTCGCCCTCTTTGGCGCTTAAAACTAAGGAAAAGCTGTGTTCTTTCTGAGAAAAATCCTCATGAGGTAGGAATAGTGGAGCAAAATGGAGTAAAGTGGAGGGGAAGATAGTTTCAGGGGTAGACATGCCTAATTGGAGTCGCGGGTATTCCGCTTGTCAGGAAAGGGGTGCCGCATGTTTCTTGGAACATATACACCCCGCCTGGACACCAAGGGGCGCATCATCCTGCCAGCGAAATTTCGCGATGAGCTATCAGCTGGTCTCGTGCTAACACGCGGTCAGGAACGCTGCCTATACGTGTTTCCTGTCGCCGAGTTTGAGCGTATCCACGAAACGATGCGAAGCTCTCCGCTTCCTGGGCGGCAAGCACGTGACTTTATGCGCATGTTCCTTTCGGGAGCTTCTGATGAGGTGCCTGATAAGCAGGGACGTGTAACGATCCCGCCTGTGCTGCGTGAGTATGCAGGTCTGTCGCAAGAGCTGACTGTGATTGGTTCAGGAAGCCGTGCGGAAATCTGGGACTCCAAAGCATGGGAAGAATATATGGCACAGACAGAAGCAGAATTTGCGTCGTTGGACGAAGATCCTTTCGCCCCAATTCTGTAATGACTATGTCACCACACAGTTTTGTTGCCCCAAAC from Rothia dentocariosa ATCC 17931 encodes the following:
- a CDS encoding lysophospholipid acyltransferase family protein, which translates into the protein MTLAYSTLKFLSTPILHSLYRHEIIGLENIPQGPVIIASNHLAFCDSVFIPLALDRPINFLAKSDYFTTSGVKGRAMAKFFTSMGQLPMDRSGGVKSQESLARGLRVLESGGILGIYPEGTRSPDGRGYRPKVGVARLALESGVSVVPVGQIGTDLVQPLGTNRPHLHNRGQKITIRTIFGKPLDFSSRSHEAHLFSVQREIADRVGVAIRELSGQEYVDVYADAVKKLMASDSLTAEQAVNRLCAECP
- a CDS encoding Rv2175c family DNA-binding protein — translated: MTNENIAQTFALVGEWVTIPEISEILDLKITRIHNLLSDGSLIALRDPETNVRKVPALFLNGNRVLESLKGTLVVLKDSGFSDEEAIVWLYTDDDSLPGRPIDALKDGRKTEIRRRAQALAW
- a CDS encoding polyprenyl synthetase family protein, which gives rise to MAEQPKPENLSDGVKSEQEAYLRAVEATMSEFFAQQRTLLTAISHDALPLLEAIESLSSGGKRLRALLSYWGWRGAGGDSILEGSAPAPIIRAGAALELFQSAALIHDDIIDRSDTRRGKPSVHKKFETQHIQNSWVGDTFNYGLTGGIIAGDLCLSWSEQMFSSIGEGALSGTEARNIFDTMRTEVMAGQYLDVLSEVIPAETPENALARAHRVIQYKSAKYSCEHPLVLGGALALTAIAHQDHPILGKYRAFGLPLGEGFQLRDDELGVFGEPSATGKPAGDDIREGKRTVLIALTTQNISAEDRRMLEGALGNPELTNQQISKIRELMIGSGALEHVEELIAQKSEAVDTALHALPVSEPIRCALSAIAAKALHRKA
- a CDS encoding DUF3040 domain-containing protein; the protein is MALSEREQKVLDQLEELMSAEDPHFASSMSSTGNTAPVFSARHMALGILGVLAGLGIIIGAVASKMIWLGIIGFIIAAGGVYLATTSKKTPVDSFLGDKAQGATQARQEGAGSSEKSTKQSKFMSRLEERWDDRNRGEN
- the dinB gene encoding DNA polymerase IV, which gives rise to MNQQQGRVVMHLDMDAFFVNVELLESPELQGAPIIVAPQGPRAVVCSSSYEARIYGVRSGMPLSRALSLCPAAVVMPLRGNYRYYSQAVMDILRAESPLVEQVSVDEAFVDLTGAVIHGTSPVDIAQRVRSRIAEEFHLPSSAGISVNKLIAKMASTGSKPNGLWVVPPAKVREFLDPLPVSKLWGVGSKSAAALGKYGITTIAGLRELDISWLRARFGRAAGEHLWATSRGLDSRDVVPYREEKSIGAEHTFGTDTTSGYEITDALRSLSFKVGIRLRRARKLAGSLSLKIRYEGFETHTKSVPLSVSCDSGMEIYRASHAALRGMGLLAFSAEQSQEYATRAIRLIGVRAEKLERSELGVQYPLFDDAILLDLEAGSKHLEDTVGDDRFRPGAWSGIRNAPDWSAVEHALDSIRQKFTDAAVSSASDLSYIHKSSPEKQKTS
- a CDS encoding serine/threonine protein kinase yields the protein MSHTPQPNSGSSVPGPAPQTNHKQPLRLTGQVLEKHYLMGRMIARGGMSEVYYASDLWSNNPVAIKVLTPELAEQAENRQKFHREESSLRKIGGGHTVGVLSSGTEYLQGQRIMYIALEYVYGCTLSQLLRSRQALSMGEGLEILLPVVEGLSEVHAHRYVHLDMKPGNILLDTQRRIKLADFGLTRRNDQYDSGVLMGTPAYVAPEILDPQGRVGAPADIFALGVMMYRIFSGRLPFTGLHNDQQVLYHNANIEMPPITEVAPGIDPDIAGIIRWCTRKQADARPEDATELFTALSEIAQRMTPKDRAWRSPHLEPPELALWDEVGDIAERSGMAQMVRDTPISAYGSAVDLILDVDAENSVIDDFGVPLSPAVHEQGHIGIGPEPHGPDESLISPPSSTPSAPANLHNALQPEPSPVPRSESPSTQHVPQQEKSMSKEQLDDESFSAYADPQRIYDRRNSSVPVQANQEQNSSLDSEQSWISQTQERERRHILDPRFPTESLAEPPSATAWSLAALVVVVLFMAAGFTGWMLATSVLQAAWWQDFSRLFGGL
- the mraZ gene encoding division/cell wall cluster transcriptional repressor MraZ, giving the protein MFLGTYTPRLDTKGRIILPAKFRDELSAGLVLTRGQERCLYVFPVAEFERIHETMRSSPLPGRQARDFMRMFLSGASDEVPDKQGRVTIPPVLREYAGLSQELTVIGSGSRAEIWDSKAWEEYMAQTEAEFASLDEDPFAPIL
- a CDS encoding alpha/beta hydrolase, producing the protein MNIFENAGEPLRRIRRQAHQRRELAVQPSTMRVQNSLESEFNHDPISHPADRELYEGDVGLLIIHGFTGSPHSMRPIADHFIKLGYPVEMPRLAGHGTHWRDMVATEYKEWVDGVEEGYWKLLNAGYRVIVIGISMGGCIATNLAARHDVLGMVLINPYFVDVNPMMKVAHRVAPIFPSLKSVGSDIARPGVDEGAYPRTPTVSVRQLHLLGRETRELIPLLRAPVLYLRSLHDHVVSDSSHRYFLEHCSAPVNFKWLTHSYHVPTLDYDAELILSVIQDFVVDCEA
- a CDS encoding class II 3-deoxy-7-phosphoheptulonate synthase, which translates into the protein MSNANHNHQLGADYGLDTWRNLHIDQQPTWANHADFDATVAELSSLPPLVFAGEVDSMREQLAEVAEGRAFLLQGGDCAETFEGATAYKISGRIKTLLQMAAVLTYGASMPVVKMGRMAGQFSKPRSSDTETRGDVTLPSFRGETVNGFEFTPEAREHDPKRMLRGYHTSSATLNLVRAFTKGGFADLRAVHQWNRGFTSNPAHERYEQTADEIGRALKFMEACGVDFDALKTTDMYVGHEALVLDYERSLTRIDSRTDLPYDTSAHFLWIGERTRGIDDAHVDFLSKVRNPIGVKLGPTTTAEDALALIDKLDPNREPGRLTFITRMGAKNIREKLPPIVAGVQAAGAQVIWVTDPMHGNTISVPSGYKTRRFDDVLDEVRGFFEVHDALGSFPGGIHVEMTGDDVTECLGGSDAIDEEALADRYESLCDPRLNHSQSLEIAFLVSEYLRNR